AACGGCTCCGTGCGGGAAATGCCATCAGAATACCGATTTATTTCCGAACTTCCTAATTTCCGAGGATGTCCGCCATCCAACGAACGTGTTCGTCTGTGGATGCTGCGGTGAGTTGTTTGACGCAGTCGACCGAAAGAATCCTGGGCCATGCCCGCACTGCGGCAAGGCTTTGCCTTTGCAGCACACAGCCAAGCGCAACAAGGCTGCCTGCAAGCACTGCGACGAGCCTGTCACTTATCCTAGTGCATCGACGCCAGAGCACCGGCTGTTTGCGATGGAATACCATTGTGAATCCTGTGGTTCGCAGTCCCCGGCAGGCAGTGGGAGGGGGCGGCTTTTCAAGAAGCCAGACACTCACGATCTCGCGCATTTCGAAGAGGCAGAGAAGAGGTTGCTGGCACTCCGACCAAAGTTCATTCCAGACGACAAGATTCCTGACGGCGACGAAACGGCTCGACTGCACCGCTGGGGCTACGAGCGCTATCGAGACCTCTTCAATTCCAGGCAACTCCTCGGTTTGGAGCTGAGCTGTCGCTGGATTGCGGCGGTCAAAGACGAGCGCATTCGTGAAGCGCTGGCGACTAACCTATCGGACTTGACACGCTATCAAAACATGCTGTGCCGCTACGACACCATGGCGTTGAAGTCTTTGGATATCTTTTCCGTTCATGGTTTCCCTGTCGGCTTGATTCAGTGCGAGTCCAACTTCCTCGGAATCGCCGGACGTAATGGCGCGCCAGTTGGTAGCGGCGGCTGGCTGAATATTGTGGAGAAGTTCGCCAAGGCGAAGCGCTATTGCAGCGCCCCTTTCGAGATTCGACACGACGGCCTCCGCAAAGTGGAAGTCCCGATGAAGGGCGAATGGATCGGCACTTGGCGCAATGGCACGCATCCGCCCGAGGAGCGCGAGGTGTTGTTGCTTTGCGCAGATTCGGCCTCAGCCACGATTGGCGGCGAGATGTTTGATGCCGTATTCACTGACCCTCCTTATTTCGGAAACGTCCAATACGCGGAGTTGATGGACTTCTGCTACGTGTGGTTGCGCAAGCTTCTGGGCGACTCGGTGCCGGAGTTTGCGAAACCATCCACGCGACATCACAACGAACTGACAGGCAATACCAACATGGGGCGCGGGCTGGATCACTTTACAGAGGGCATCTCTGACACGATCAAATGTTCAGCCAAGCGTCTCAAACCTGGCCGCCCGTTGGCATTCACCTATCACCACAATCAGTTGGAGGCTTATCTGCCACTAGCTGTGGCGATTCTGGATGCAGACCTCGTCTGTTCGGCATCCCTGCCATGTCCCGCTGAGATGGGAGCCTCCATCCACATCAACGGCACTGGGTCCTCCGTAATCGACACAGTGTTTGTGTGCCGCAGCACGGGAAGATTTCCTCGGCGCTGGCTGGCTGCCGATGCGACTGGTGTGGCCGAGATTGTTCGACGCGACATCGAGATGCTTTTCGATGGAGGCTTGAAGGCCACACAAGGCGACATCAGGTGCATTTCCTGCGGGCATCTGACGCGCCTTGCGATTTGGAATCTTCGCCAAACCTGGGACAGCAAGCTCGCAGTCATAAAACGAATGGACGTTATCCGGCAATGGTATTCCGGCTTCGGCGGGTTAGGAGCAGTTCTCACCGCATTGGAAGAAGCCTTTTCGCAGGCCATCAATTCCCAACAATGGGAGCCCGCCGGAGTGCTCCATGAAACCTACGAACCCGAAGATGAAATATCCTTTTGAAGCAGAGTTCAGCGAGATCGTCGCGGCCCCGGACCCATTCATAGCGGCGGTGTTTTCCAGTCTGGCTTCGGAGTTCTTAACGATGCCGAAGGGCGAGGGTTTCGTGGACTATCCAGCATTCGAGGCAGGCTATGAAGCGCTGAAGATGGCGACGGCCGGCTTCGCGACACTCACACCAGCGCATGTCTGTCCGGTTGTTTTGGAGAAGCCGATTTGCATGGTCGTGCTTCGCTCCATGCTAGGATTC
Above is a window of Verrucomicrobiota bacterium DNA encoding:
- a CDS encoding DNA methylase; this translates as MIERHFEVPFVSRLALREKQIQQNYRPVIAVHKWFARRPGTLFRSLILSEFAEQPIHQTFYQSQQMPHIRVFDPFMGGGTTMMEANRVGCAVAGTDVNPMAWWIVRQELRELDVVAYQKAAEQLRSHLEAAIGPLYRTRCLRCGSDEARAKYFLWVKTAPCGKCHQNTDLFPNFLISEDVRHPTNVFVCGCCGELFDAVDRKNPGPCPHCGKALPLQHTAKRNKAACKHCDEPVTYPSASTPEHRLFAMEYHCESCGSQSPAGSGRGRLFKKPDTHDLAHFEEAEKRLLALRPKFIPDDKIPDGDETARLHRWGYERYRDLFNSRQLLGLELSCRWIAAVKDERIREALATNLSDLTRYQNMLCRYDTMALKSLDIFSVHGFPVGLIQCESNFLGIAGRNGAPVGSGGWLNIVEKFAKAKRYCSAPFEIRHDGLRKVEVPMKGEWIGTWRNGTHPPEEREVLLLCADSASATIGGEMFDAVFTDPPYFGNVQYAELMDFCYVWLRKLLGDSVPEFAKPSTRHHNELTGNTNMGRGLDHFTEGISDTIKCSAKRLKPGRPLAFTYHHNQLEAYLPLAVAILDADLVCSASLPCPAEMGASIHINGTGSSVIDTVFVCRSTGRFPRRWLAADATGVAEIVRRDIEMLFDGGLKATQGDIRCISCGHLTRLAIWNLRQTWDSKLAVIKRMDVIRQWYSGFGGLGAVLTALEEAFSQAINSQQWEPAGVLHETYEPEDEISF